A stretch of DNA from Lotus japonicus ecotype B-129 chromosome 4, LjGifu_v1.2:
GTGGAGCTTTTGTGGAGCACAATCAGTggtttttgtatttattttttgtggAGACTTTTTGGTTTGATACtgtatgtactctttttccttctaggTTTTTCCCAATGgggttttcctagtaaggttttaatgaggcataccTTATCAAGTCTTACTCCTTCGCGTTGGGTTGTTCTTTGAGGTTTTTGTATGTATTTACATTCTCTTTCTTGATCCCtattctttgtattgggttgaagtaccccttgtacttctcttcaatataattttggcttatcaaaaaaaaaacatagaagTTTCACATTGACCAGAAATAACACTGATACCATTACTAACTTTCTCCTCATTATTGATGTATATTTATTTGATGTTCAATTCCATCAAACTAAATGCTAGCAAAAAAATGACATTTCAGGGTCCAGATGGAAAAACTATATCAGGACCATGTGGGAGTCCAACAGTGAGTAAACTCTTCATAATTCAGCTCAACTATTGCATAACTGTTTATACTTTATAATgtactctttcttcttcttttttctgttCTGAATTGTCTGAACAatgtttctttctttgttgATACTTGATAGATGATAAGGTTCTTCCTGAGCTCCAACTTGCTGATGAGGGGGTGAAGATTCAAAACAGTCCCATGTTCCATGTGAAGTTTGATGGCTGCCAAGGAGTGCGGATCGACGAGGTGTCGATTTCTGCGCCGAAACTCAGCCCCAACACTGATGGAATCCACTTAGGAAACACAAAGGGTGTTTCAATTTACAACACAATGATAAGCAATGGTAAAGACTAAACTGCAATGTTTATTTCAATGATACTCAAgaaattttatgtttatttcaATGATACTCAagtaattttatgtttatttcaACAAATCATGCCATGTCATATGCTGGATTGAGCCAAATAATAATCCACAATCTGAATTAGCAGTGTAAATGAGCAAAGCGATTGTGTCTAACTGAATatatgttggtaaatccgcaagtgtacggaatccacccggttttaaatatcgaaccacagggattgtgagtgaatagattcggtttaagcctcgagtttgaaggtttgttttattgaggcaaacatatgagatatgttgaagtagtaataaggaaaaaggaaaataaaaagacaattcagaaaataacatgctttgggttcttgttcaactagtcaatttaagcacatcattctatgcacatgttctcatggatctctccttgatgatatagtctagttactcacttattgattcctcacataagcaattctctcatactaaaagctaagcccaatttcttgtgtacttagtcatttatatgaggttttagatcatgcaaattctatgcacatgttctcattAGACCTTTCTCTTGCATTTTTGCTACCGCACTACTTTCAGCTGCTGAACCATTACGAAGTTTAGAAATGATGTCTTCACTATTTCTTCCCTGCATTTACAAATACATATTTTTCCACTTAAAATGACATAAgacaaaaagagaagaaaagaggCAAGTCATGGTATGGTATGGTATGGTATGTAACGACTAATAAGCAGTAACCATTAGGGTTGTGGACCCACATGACGGATAACCCGACAAGGAGcagaaaaattcaaaaaatttcatGTTTTAGACAGAAATTTATGATTTTTGGCACTTTGCAGACATGTTtaggaaagagagaaaaagtgcgacagagaaaggagaagaaaatgCAGAGAGCAAGTGGAACAGAACTCAACTGATAAAGAGAATAATAATTAGAAGGAAAAGCTACATACCCAGACCAGACCAGATCCAACACCCACATTGCTTAATTCACTCTTATAATAGAGAAACATTAACCTCTCATTATCACAAACTTATTCAACTCGGATGTCATAATAATGGTAAGAATCAACTAAAAAAATGGTAAGAATTCAATCTTATTCAAccacattttttcttttataattttGGAATGAGATAAGATATATTTTTGTTATTTCATAGTTAAattgtatgattttttttaaataaacttatgaattaaaaacaaaaaatgcatCGAAGTCATTACGAGTTCACTAATGGGACAACAACTAAAAAAATCTCCTCAATTCAAACTAAGTCAGTCAGCATAGACTGAGACATGTTTAGCTAAAAAGTCTGCAACAAAATTACCTGATCATCTTACCAAAGAAATAGAAATAGAGTCAATCTAGGTTTATGAGTTTCTTCCTTCGTTTGGTTtagttcttttttattttgattattgtattgtaatttgtaatattGTGTATTTGAGTGCTTAAGTCATTTTTTACTCATAAGGCAAAACCAAGGTGTACACATGTTTATGAGGTGTATTTAAGGACTCATATCTAAAGTTCTAGGTGTCTGTTTTGTATGAATTTTGTGGCATTTGAAAGATAATGTTTCTACCTACAGTTGCTCACATCGTTCCTCAACTATGAGATTGAGATTTTGATCATTTCCCTTGAGAATTGAGCACATTTCATAGTGAGCAATCTAGTTCTTAGTGttgtgaaaataataataatagagaTAATGATGAAACAATAATGATAATGATGGAGGTTGTGGAATTAAAAAAGTAAGGAAAATTTGATGGGTAAATAATATAATGTTTTTGGAAAGTAACAAATTTTGGGCCCATTAGGAACGTAGAAAAAGAAGTGAGATTAGGTCGAGTGAGTGATTTTAtgggaaaaaggaagaaaataacaTTCTCCAATCCATTGTGTCTCCTGTCCTGAGCGATCTGGGACTCGTTGACAACACTCTCGATTCTTCCTTCCTCTGAGTTGGTACCTCGAGAACGAGAATCCTCTCCTATTCGAATGCAACCGCGCGGGCTGAAGAACCTCCATGACTTCACCACAAGAGGTATACAGGAAACTTTCACCGTAGAGTTCTGTTCTATCTTATTCTTATGTGTAAATTTGTTGGGAAAACATGAGCTAATAGAGAGCCATCTGTTTAGTCTCTTCATTTTGACTGCATCAATGTCTGTCTGTGTATAAATAATTAAGGTAGCATTTCCAGTATAATTTTTGCTTCTTGTTGTTGGAATTTTGTTACACATATTAACTAAATGTATGCCTGCGGTCTGGTTCTGGTTGTAGTGAAATAAATCCCTTGTTCCACACCTTCCATCACTGAAACCATTTCTGTTTTCTCAAATTGCAAAATCAACGCTCCAGATAGGAAGAATCACCTTCTCCTTCCTTCCTATAcaactttttatttaaacagtATAGTCATTGTTGTTTCTTCACATTCATGAATCATGATCTTCCTCTCCATTATCTTTGCTGATTGCTTcagttctgttctgttctgttgACAGGAAATGGACCCAATAGATTCTTCTTTTCCAGACACAGCAGAATGCGATCTTTCAGTACTAATTCCTAGGGGAGGTCCCATTTATGTTTCCAATATGGTTGGCCCCTCGACTACGGTTCCTTGTTTTGAGGCTTCTTTTCTCTCTGAACTTCAGGTATgcatctctctctctttcccccccccccccccccccccgtccGTTTTATCCACCTTTttcatttataatttaaatttatgtgCAGAATCTGGAGGCTGAATTATGTCAAGATTCATCTCAACTCTCTCATCATGATATCTCGTATGCCTTCTTTCTtcatatatgttattattatatcTTTCTCTTTCACAACTCACTAATTGATGCCTCTACAGTGTTGACGACCTTAAAGTATTTTCAGAAAATGAGTTAATGGATATGGCTTTCAAACAAGTATTTGAGGTATCATCttcttattcttttatttttttttgggtagttctttgatttttactcttttttcttaacttaaatcAACTTGTTATTACAGGGTAGGGAGAACAACGAAAATCATCCACCACTTTTGAACCACCCCAATACAGGGTCAGTCaccatttttttgtttttattttccttaGACTATTTACTCGGAAATTGAATTGCCCTTGCCCCCTGTTATCTGAGTTTTTTTCAATGCAAAAGGCTCTATAGCTGTCTCAACTATGAGTCAGTCAAGCCATATTGCTCATAACAATATGAAAAGTATGTAGCAAAATGTAAACATCTCATGTCAATTTTATTTAGCTGCTTCACTTATTTTGTTTCTATTCTCTCCTAGAAACTTTTCAGATGTGGTTGTGATTATATGTACAGATGAACTTTTATTAAATGTTAAGAGAGTTTTATAGTTGCACTATGCTTGTTTTAAATTCATCATTGTTAATGCATTTAATGGGGGCGAACAATGAGGAAGTTAGTGCATCCCTTTCACTCTCTTACTCTATCTCAACTTCCCTTTGCTATGAACAAATTAACTGACGAAATTCTGTTTTGATTTGGTAGCAGGTGTCATGTGAAGAACTCCAGGAAaaagaaaaggggaaaaaataATGCCATTCTTGATGTAATGCAACTGTGTATAAACATTTATGTTTCCCTGTAAATATTTAATGCATACATTCATTATCTTCCTCCTTGTCAGTTAATACCTCAGACATGAAGGTTTATTACATGTCTTAAAACTTGAAAATTGACCTTTCTAAAATATGAGTTTTAACAGTTTATCTAGGTTTATGAAGAAAACTATATTGTTCAAGTACAAAATAAATCATTCTGTCACATGACCGAGTTGGCTGTTACACTAGGTTATTTTGATGGTGTGAACAGTTAGAAGCTGTGTCACAAAAGACTTTGAGATGAATGTGTACCTTAACCTGTTTAGACCATTCAGCTATTGAAAAATTCCTAAATCATGTTTAGCGTTAAATGTGTTGTCAAATTTTATGGATACCATCCTTGTAGTTTTTTTGGTGGTTACATTTCTCTTATTTCTCTTATATTTGATAAATTTCCAGAGTGATTGTCTGGACAAGGTGGAGCAAATTGTGACAATCAAACGAAACCAGGAAGAAGACATGGCAGCAGCTAGACTTCATTCATTTAAGTtggtattataaatatttttgtgattattctattttatatatatgatctGATTCAAGTATATTGTCTTTGGTTTAGTCCTGTTTGCAGGACCAATGAATCTTCGGGCAAATCATTACGTACTGAAAGGATGATGGCTCTAAGGTCTACAAGTTCTACCAGAAAGGTTTCCTGAACTTGTTATCTGATTATTGCTGCATAAAAAATCGTATGATTCTATTTGAAGCACTTCAATGATTTATCCTACTTTTCGATAAGTTAAAGCAATTATTACGGTTTTAGCCTTTTTATGTATGCCTTCTGAATTTGGCTTTCTGCATTGCTTGTCTACATCACTTTCTTAGTTTGATTAAACatttatttgaaaattcttTTGAAGTGAAGACAATTGACATTTGAAATTATTCAGGAGTTACTTAAGGGCTCCTTCTATTGGGAATGCACAattgtttcttctttttgtaTCCATATGAACTTTCATGTTGTTGACTACTAGTCTACTACCATTAGTTGGTTTTGTGCAACGTTGGTAATGGGATTTTCAGGATTCTCTCACCACTCTCTGTTATAGATATTTTCAGACCAGAATTGAAATTGTATGCATTTCCTCTCTCTTTCATGTCTATAATCGAAATCATTATTCTTATGTAATGTTTGGCAGGTCAACTCTGGGGGCCTTCACGAACACACACCTGTGCAATACCCAGAAGTTGTTCTATCTGTGGAGATTTACCATAATGTTCGAAAGGGTCTCAAGGTATTCAATGATGTGCTGATGCTAATGAGAATATATTTCAATATCTAGTTTCTAAAATGTATCTTGTATAACAACTACCATCAAATAGGCGATTTACAAGTGGGACCtctcatttattttttcttttccccctttttttttGGGTAGACCCAAGAGTTGTTAGTTCTTGGAAGGCAGACCTTAACTTCTTTGAGGGACAAGATCTTTTGCTCAACGGACCAGGTGATGCAAAAAGCAGGGCAGCATGATCCTTCTGGTTTTTTTCTCATTGAGGTATGCATTATTGCTTGCTCCTGTATTGAGGTGATTATTCCTTCATCAAATCTGACAAAatgcttcttctttcttcttgtaGGATATATTTTACACTGATTTGAGGGATCCATCTGCTATTGATTTAACTAGACCTATACTAGATTGGGTCCAAAACTCCAACGAGGAGGCGCAAAAGAAATGGGAATATATTATAACCGGGGAACTAAAGCAGAAACAAAAAGCAATCATGGGCACAGTATCTACACCACGCATGCCTCATTTCAGTTCCATTGAGATGCACAAGATACGTTTTTGTGACTTAAGCTTTCGACTTGGTGCTGGATACCTGTATTGTCATCAGGTACTTATTTTTTCATGTCTTTTATTTATGGTTTGGTTGTTACCTATATATTTGTCactttttgtttaatttttctttcaagGGGAAGTTGGGCGAGTTTGTCTAATTTTTACAACAGTAGAATGCCTTTCAAATTTAAAGAGAAAACTTAAAATAGTTTGATTTGGCCTCCATGACCAATGCTAGATAATAGATATAGGTTTCCTTAAGTGAGTAGCTATTGTTACTATGCAAAGATGGATTAAGGTGATACAaggaaataattgattttaagtCCTAGTGTTGTGTTAACAGTGGAAGAATTTCTAAACCCTGTGCCTATTTATCTGCACTATTTTCACTGGTAGAGGATCTACATGAACTTGATTCAATTACAAAAGCATGAAACCATCAATGATTGGTATATAAGAGTAAAAGGATCAAGATAGATTATTGTTTTTTTCATGTGCGTAAAATTTGAGTGTGATTCACTCCTAGTTGTCAGAACTTTGGAATGTTTGATGTGGTATGTTCTCTGTACCTGCAGGGTGAATGCAGCCATACCTTAGTGGTACGAGATATGAGGTTAATGCATCCTGATGATGTGAACAATCGGGCTGTTTATCCAAGAGTCACTTTTCAACTAAAACTGCGTTTTCAGAAATGTAGGGTTTGCAAGATATTCAGAGCTACAAAGGTCACAGTTGATGACAGATGGACATCAGAAAACCCTTGTTATTTTTGTGATGACTGTTTTGCCCTACTTCACTTAGCAGAGGATGGCTCTCCATTGTATACTGAGTACTTAGAGTATGATTATCACCATGATTAATTGTTGCTAGTCTTGGAACTATTAATCTGAATGTCTATAATCTCTTTCCAAGACTCCCATTGAAAAttacttttcaatttttcattgaATTGTGTACATTTGGAGGGTAACATATGTCAGATGCTGACTGGAAGTGAGGTGCTTGTTTATTTACAACATGTTTATTAGGGCACAAATTTTGGATCTATTGCGATAGAAGTTAAACGAAAGAGAATTGATTTTATACTTCGCAAAAAAACTTCAAAGCCTATGATTCTCTTAAGAAAGATAAGAATATGAGAATGTTGGACTTATTATTTGAGTAAACCATCAACCGTCCCTGAAAGTTATACTTGCTAACAGTTTCGTCCCTTAAAGAAGGAAATGGTATGAAAAAGACTTGAATGTTCAAGCATTAGGCACACGAAGCTTTGATGCCACTTCCGTTTGTTAGTTAGGCACGTTAAGTGCCATGTAGAGTCTGAGTTGGTGATCCTACATGGCATAAGTCCTGCTTGAATGTATCGTCCATCAATTTAATCCCTGGGTCTAGTTGAAATGATAAAAACAAGTAAACCATCAATTTGGTCCCCACCCTTCCTCACCAAAACTAATAATTCTAGAAAAAGGTGTATAAGATCTTTTCAAATTATAATGGTATTTTGAGGAGAGAATTATTGTGGTTGAATAGTGTTCTATTCACGACAAACCATCATTTTCCAGTTAAATATAATTCTGATGAATCACCCCCTAAAACTAATTGAGAAGAACTAAATAGTTTCCACCACCACGTGATACAAATGCATTAATTGGTATGCTTAGATTTGAGTATTTATTCACAGTACACGTCTCTATTGTGTGTAACAAACAGCCTGTCAATGGGACCATACCTTGAATATGATGCAACTTCACTTACTCTACTTCCATTGTATTCATATTAATATGGATTCACAAGCATGacttcacaattttttttttttttatcttcagtTTGATGTGCTTACGTAACATTTCTTAATTACTTGCTTCAAACACAAGCTGAGACACAGTGAAGTGGTACTAATTTGTCGGTGAAGCCAACCACAATGCACAACTAGCCTTTGTTTTACATAATATCATCCTCTTAGTCTTAGCTGAGAAACGGTCAAACAGACAtgctaaaaaaaatttatctgCTAGAGTTGCACCTAAATAATCATACATCGTACACTTCAGGAAGCAGTGTGAGAAAATGTCTTGGTTAAGAGAATGATTAATCGCAGAAGGTATTCAAGAGAAtatatctcaaaataaaatcacttaattgaGTGTCATACAAGCTGGACGCTGTTAAAGAGAATACATCTTACAAACAAAGCCAAAGGATACAAATCTAGACTCATTACATTTACATGTACAGATAGCATCTCTGCAGGTATGTGATCAAAGATTGCAAAATGATACTGACTTTGCCTTTGAACCTTCCATGCCCAAATCCAAAAATGACTGGTCACAACAGGAAAATGTGTACAAAAAGAATATAAAGCTTTATAAAAATAGAAGCACTACACAGATGGAATTGCAGCTTATAAGGTGAAATGCAACATAGCTAACATCCCAAGAAAACTTCCGCGAGGCCCATCTATTGATTGATGTTGCATTCTCGCAAATACACGATATCAAAGTCAACATACTTTGTCCAATAACCTCGAAACTTGGGAATACTTATCTCAAGCCAAGGCTTCATGTTTCCATTGTAGTGTATAACAGCAGCCCGTTCAATATCTTTTTGGTTGACATTGGGGTTGTAGCCAAGACCCAAGACATGCCAATACCGGTTCAGTGGGAAAGTGCGTTTCCAGAATGTTATAAGACCAGGCGGCAGTGTTCCTAACTTCCACAATTGTCTATCATGATTCTGTATTTCAGTTtaattggaaaagaaaaatcagttcagagttcaaacttcaaatcaGAAAGAAACAGGAGGAGTGAAGAACAGGTGCACGTCACTTCATATTGGAAGGACTTGTACAGCAATATAACCATTTATATAAGCACAAAAATGGGAACACAGTATATACGCACTTTGTTACGTTTCTAAGAGAGAAAAAATCTTAAGTGTGTCACTTACCAGTTTCTGCCAGTTGTGGTACACCTCTGTGATGTTTTGCCTCTTCCATTCAACTAAATCAAAAACATTCATACCATATGCCCATCCACATGCACGGGGGTCAAAATTCTTTGCAATAAGTGGATTTGAGAAGTTGAGATAGCGATCA
This window harbors:
- the LOC130714950 gene encoding snRNA-activating protein complex subunit-like isoform X1; this translates as MTSPQEEMDPIDSSFPDTAECDLSVLIPRGGPIYVSNMVGPSTTVPCFEASFLSELQNLEAELCQDSSQLSHHDISVDDLKVFSENELMDMAFKQVFEGRENNENHPPLLNHPNTGRCHVKNSRKKKRGKNNAILDSDCLDKVEQIVTIKRNQEEDMAAARLHSFNPVCRTNESSGKSLRTERMMALRSTSSTRKVNSGGLHEHTPVQYPEVVLSVEIYHNVRKGLKTQELLVLGRQTLTSLRDKIFCSTDQVMQKAGQHDPSGFFLIEDIFYTDLRDPSAIDLTRPILDWVQNSNEEAQKKWEYIITGELKQKQKAIMGTVSTPRMPHFSSIEMHKIRFCDLSFRLGAGYLYCHQGECSHTLVVRDMRLMHPDDVNNRAVYPRVTFQLKLRFQKCRVCKIFRATKVTVDDRWTSENPCYFCDDCFALLHLAEDGSPLYTEYLEYDYHHD
- the LOC130714950 gene encoding snRNA-activating protein complex subunit-like isoform X2, with translation MTSPQEEMDPIDSSFPDTAECDLSVLIPRGGPIYVSNMVGPSTTVPCFEASFLSELQNLEAELCQDSSQLSHHDISVDDLKVFSENELMDMAFKQVFEGRENNENHPPLLNHPNTGCHVKNSRKKKRGKNNAILDSDCLDKVEQIVTIKRNQEEDMAAARLHSFNPVCRTNESSGKSLRTERMMALRSTSSTRKVNSGGLHEHTPVQYPEVVLSVEIYHNVRKGLKTQELLVLGRQTLTSLRDKIFCSTDQVMQKAGQHDPSGFFLIEDIFYTDLRDPSAIDLTRPILDWVQNSNEEAQKKWEYIITGELKQKQKAIMGTVSTPRMPHFSSIEMHKIRFCDLSFRLGAGYLYCHQGECSHTLVVRDMRLMHPDDVNNRAVYPRVTFQLKLRFQKCRVCKIFRATKVTVDDRWTSENPCYFCDDCFALLHLAEDGSPLYTEYLEYDYHHD